The Chryseobacterium indicum genome includes a window with the following:
- the purE gene encoding 5-(carboxyamino)imidazole ribonucleotide mutase, which translates to MVGIIMGSQSDLPIMEQAANFLKSLNIPYELTVVSAHRTPERMFDYAKTAKERGLKVIVAGAGGAAHLPGMVASCTTLPVIGVPILSSNSIDGWDSILSILQMPGGIPVATVALNGALNAGILAAKIIGSSDEAVAENLQQYQDSLKDKVLGTVDDIKEKHPNHFDK; encoded by the coding sequence ATGGTAGGAATAATAATGGGAAGTCAGAGCGACTTGCCAATCATGGAACAGGCAGCGAATTTTTTAAAATCCCTGAACATCCCTTATGAACTGACGGTAGTTTCTGCACACAGAACACCGGAAAGAATGTTCGATTATGCGAAAACCGCTAAAGAAAGGGGATTGAAAGTAATTGTTGCTGGAGCGGGAGGAGCAGCCCATCTTCCGGGAATGGTAGCGAGCTGTACAACCTTACCTGTGATCGGAGTTCCTATTTTGTCGAGCAACTCTATTGATGGCTGGGATTCTATATTATCCATCCTGCAGATGCCGGGTGGAATTCCTGTAGCTACAGTTGCTTTAAACGGTGCTTTGAATGCAGGAATTTTAGCTGCAAAAATTATCGGAAGTTCAGATGAAGCTGTTGCTGAAAACCTTCAGCAATATCAGGATTCTTTAAAGGATAAAGTTCTGGGAACCGTGGACGACATTAAGGAGAAACATCCGAATCATTTTGATAAATAA